The following coding sequences lie in one Megalodesulfovibrio gigas DSM 1382 = ATCC 19364 genomic window:
- a CDS encoding HAMP domain-containing methyl-accepting chemotaxis protein, translating to MQWFNNLKIGTRLIASSILVLGLMGGVGWLGMSSMQTTNALLEEIYENNLKPIVHLADANAEFIKFGRNQYRIFISTNDQDAEEFVKRGDENIARTNKALADYTKATLTGKERELYDTFKPAYDAYLAENAKLRQMMRNKEDKDVITDFVLNRVAPLGVLPDQLLSDMAEENRNEAEKAAAQAHGVYLEARERMFWVIGVAVLLGLASGVFLSRLISRGVRQCVEVAQALAVGDLTKQLTIRQRDEIGQMAEAMRAVAAAEHDVAGKLDKLSRGDLGIEVMPRSEQDTLMRAIGSIVLAERDVAEKMKQVAEGDLRIKVAPRSEQDELLRAIAEMIERLTQIVSEVQAGAQNVASGSEEMSASSETLSQGASEQAASVEQCSSSMEEMSSSINQNAENARQTGSIASKAAQDAKESGEAVHNTVAAMKEIAGKISIIEEIARQTDLLALNAAVEAARAGEHGRGFAVVASEVRKLAERSQTAAAEINKLSSTSTAVAERAGTLLEKLVPDIQKTADLVQEIAATSQEQNSGAGQVNLALQQLDQVVQQNASASEELASTAEELSAQAEQLQAAMDFFITDGKVAARTVRASVARPAPARVAARPAPKRLPAARRAGTTGATGATGVHLDLSRGEVEDDDLGFERFGADT from the coding sequence ATGCAGTGGTTCAACAATTTGAAGATAGGCACTCGGCTCATCGCAAGTTCCATACTCGTCCTCGGGCTCATGGGGGGCGTGGGATGGCTGGGGATGTCCAGCATGCAGACCACCAATGCGTTGCTGGAGGAAATCTACGAAAACAACCTCAAGCCGATTGTGCACCTTGCAGACGCCAATGCCGAGTTCATCAAGTTTGGCCGCAACCAATACCGCATCTTCATCAGCACCAATGACCAGGACGCTGAGGAATTCGTCAAGCGCGGCGATGAGAATATCGCCCGGACCAACAAGGCGTTGGCGGACTACACCAAGGCGACCCTGACAGGCAAAGAGCGCGAACTGTACGATACATTCAAGCCTGCCTATGACGCCTACCTTGCCGAAAACGCCAAGCTCCGCCAGATGATGCGCAACAAGGAAGACAAGGACGTCATCACGGACTTCGTGCTCAACCGCGTGGCGCCCCTCGGCGTGTTGCCCGACCAGCTGCTGAGCGACATGGCCGAGGAGAACCGCAATGAGGCCGAAAAGGCCGCCGCACAGGCGCACGGCGTCTATCTCGAAGCGCGCGAGCGCATGTTCTGGGTCATCGGCGTGGCCGTGCTGCTGGGGCTGGCCTCGGGGGTGTTCCTGTCCCGGCTCATCTCCCGTGGCGTGCGCCAGTGCGTGGAGGTGGCCCAGGCCCTGGCCGTGGGTGATTTGACCAAGCAGCTCACCATCCGCCAGAGGGATGAAATCGGCCAGATGGCCGAGGCCATGCGCGCCGTGGCCGCCGCCGAACATGATGTGGCCGGCAAGCTCGATAAGCTTTCCCGAGGCGATCTGGGCATTGAGGTGATGCCGCGCTCCGAACAGGACACCCTCATGCGCGCCATTGGCAGCATCGTCCTGGCCGAGCGTGATGTGGCGGAGAAGATGAAACAGGTGGCCGAAGGCGATTTGCGCATCAAGGTGGCCCCGCGTTCCGAACAGGACGAGCTGCTGCGCGCCATTGCCGAGATGATCGAACGGCTGACGCAGATCGTCAGCGAGGTGCAGGCCGGCGCGCAGAACGTGGCCTCGGGCAGCGAGGAGATGAGCGCCAGTTCCGAGACGCTCTCCCAGGGCGCGTCTGAACAGGCGGCTTCGGTGGAGCAGTGCTCGTCGTCCATGGAAGAAATGTCCTCCTCCATCAACCAAAATGCCGAGAATGCCCGCCAGACCGGGTCCATCGCCTCCAAGGCCGCCCAGGACGCCAAGGAATCCGGCGAGGCCGTGCACAACACCGTGGCGGCCATGAAGGAGATTGCCGGCAAGATTTCCATCATCGAGGAAATCGCCCGGCAGACGGATTTGCTGGCCTTGAACGCCGCAGTGGAAGCCGCACGCGCCGGCGAGCATGGCCGCGGCTTTGCCGTAGTCGCCTCGGAAGTGCGCAAGCTGGCTGAGCGCAGCCAGACGGCCGCCGCGGAAATCAACAAGCTTTCTTCCACCTCCACGGCCGTGGCCGAGCGCGCCGGCACGCTGCTGGAAAAGCTGGTGCCGGACATCCAGAAGACGGCGGATCTGGTGCAGGAAATCGCCGCCACCAGCCAGGAACAGAACTCCGGAGCCGGCCAGGTGAATCTGGCCCTGCAGCAGCTGGATCAGGTGGTGCAGCAGAACGCCTCGGCCTCCGAGGAGCTGGCCAGCACGGCGGAGGAGCTTTCCGCCCAGGCCGAGCAGCTCCAGGCAGCCATGGACTTCTTCATCACGGATGGCAAGGTGGCAGCCCGCACCGTGCGGGCGTCCGTCGCCCGGCCTGCCCCGGCCAGGGTTGCCGCCCGGCCCGCGCCCAAGCGCCTGCCTGCGGCCCGGCGTGCCGGCACGACTGGCGCGACTGGCGCGACTGGGGTGCACCTGGACTTGTCCAGGGGCGAAGTGGAGGACGATGATCTCGGCTTCGAACGCTTCGGCGCCGATACATAA
- a CDS encoding chemotaxis protein CheW, with product MSTSLSEGVMRLLTLTLDNVYFALDIHSVREILDMTDITSIPHTPEYMRGVVNVRGSAVPVVDLRLKFGLPAAERTLNTRIVILEIPRGEGVAAIGAIADSVREVLEVETARIDPPPRMGTGIRADFIRGICRQDERFLLILDAAKVFTTDEVLSLDELGAQPGPAGAGASAHP from the coding sequence ATGAGCACCAGCCTTTCGGAAGGGGTCATGCGGCTGCTGACCCTCACCCTGGACAACGTCTATTTTGCCCTGGACATTCATTCCGTGCGCGAGATTCTGGACATGACGGACATCACCAGCATCCCCCATACGCCGGAATACATGCGCGGCGTGGTGAATGTGCGCGGCAGCGCCGTGCCCGTGGTGGATTTGCGGCTGAAGTTTGGCCTGCCTGCAGCAGAGCGGACGCTGAACACCCGCATCGTCATCCTGGAGATTCCCCGGGGGGAGGGCGTGGCGGCCATCGGCGCCATCGCGGATTCGGTCCGGGAGGTGCTGGAGGTGGAAACCGCCAGAATCGACCCGCCCCCGCGCATGGGCACGGGCATTCGGGCGGACTTCATCCGGGGCATTTGCCGCCAGGATGAACGCTTCCTGCTCATCCTGGACGCCGCCAAAGTCTTCACCACGGATGAAGTCCTGTCCCTGGACGAGCTTGGCGCGCAGCCCGGCCCGGCGGGGGCCGGCGCCTCTGCGCATCCATAG
- a CDS encoding chemotaxis protein CheW has translation MTASLSEGVMRLLTLTLDNVYFALDIHSVREILDMTDITSIPHTPEYMRGVVNVRGSAVPVVDLRLKFGLPAADRTLNTRIVILEIPRGDGVAAIGAIADSVREVLEVETARIDPPPRMGTGIRADFIRGICRQDERFLLILDAAKVFTTDEVLSLDELGAQPGPVVA, from the coding sequence ATGACGGCCAGCCTTTCGGAAGGGGTTATGCGGCTGCTGACCCTCACCCTGGACAACGTCTATTTTGCCCTGGACATTCATTCCGTGCGCGAGATTCTGGACATGACGGACATCACCAGCATCCCCCATACGCCGGAATACATGCGCGGCGTGGTGAATGTGCGCGGCAGCGCCGTGCCCGTGGTGGATTTGCGGCTGAAGTTTGGCCTGCCTGCCGCAGACCGCACCCTGAACACCCGCATCGTCATCCTGGAGATTCCCCGGGGAGACGGCGTGGCGGCCATCGGCGCCATCGCGGATTCGGTCCGGGAGGTGCTGGAGGTGGAAACCGCCAGAATCGACCCGCCCCCGCGCATGGGCACGGGCATTCGGGCGGACTTCATCCGGGGCATCTGCCGCCAGGACGAACGCTTCCTGCTCATCCTGGACGCCGCCAAGGTCTTCACCACGGATGAAGTCCTGTCCCTGGACGAGCTTGGCGCGCAGCCTGGCCCGGTGGTGGCTTGA
- a CDS encoding PhnD/SsuA/transferrin family substrate-binding protein: protein MIRLVLLCCVMVLGWAAHCPGQALQSPATVEPLHLRFGVTDMVGLEQARDEWGGFAQTLEALAGIRLEFVPMTRRDDALRGFADKTMDVALTGPAEYVVLRKRTKATVLLGFSRPDYFSVLVVLADGDIKTVRDLKGKKIAFNVVGSTSGHLAPMQLLKDLNLDPLREVTAIHAAPQAAWEALLRGDVAAFAASDSSFRSLRDADPCRGPGEFRVLARSGDLPGDLLMVGAHVPKAQTLRLKQALLDHAPALIEAIVRHPGNAKYRGMRFLRSMQDKDYDQIRAMYGAVGFPAYAEFLQ from the coding sequence ATGATCCGGCTCGTATTGTTATGCTGCGTGATGGTGCTGGGGTGGGCGGCGCACTGCCCAGGCCAAGCCCTGCAGTCCCCGGCAACGGTCGAGCCGTTGCACCTGCGGTTTGGCGTGACGGACATGGTGGGCCTGGAGCAGGCCCGGGACGAATGGGGCGGCTTTGCCCAGACCCTGGAGGCGCTGGCCGGCATCCGCCTGGAGTTCGTGCCCATGACCCGGCGCGACGATGCCTTGCGCGGCTTTGCAGACAAGACCATGGACGTGGCCCTCACCGGCCCGGCGGAATACGTGGTGCTGCGCAAGCGCACCAAGGCCACGGTGCTGCTGGGTTTTTCCCGGCCGGACTACTTCAGCGTACTGGTGGTGCTGGCCGACGGCGACATCAAAACCGTGCGCGATCTCAAGGGCAAAAAAATTGCCTTCAACGTGGTGGGCTCCACCTCCGGCCACTTGGCCCCCATGCAATTGCTCAAGGACCTGAACCTGGATCCCCTGCGGGAGGTGACGGCCATCCATGCCGCACCCCAGGCCGCCTGGGAAGCGCTGTTGCGGGGGGATGTGGCCGCCTTTGCCGCCTCGGACAGCAGCTTCCGCAGCCTCCGGGATGCGGACCCTTGCCGCGGGCCTGGCGAATTCCGCGTACTGGCCCGCAGCGGAGACCTGCCCGGAGATCTGCTCATGGTGGGCGCGCATGTGCCCAAGGCCCAGACATTGCGTCTCAAGCAGGCCCTGCTGGACCATGCCCCGGCGCTCATTGAGGCCATCGTCCGCCACCCTGGCAATGCCAAATACCGGGGCATGCGGTTCCTGCGCTCCATGCAGGACAAGGATTACGATCAGATCCGCGCCATGTACGGCGCCGTCGGCTTTCCCGCCTATGCGGAATTCCTGCAGTAG
- a CDS encoding chemotaxis protein CheA, which produces MSATDPLQTYLEEARELLAELEESLLELEADPQAGQIIARAFRALHTIKGSGGMFGFTEIVRFTHDLETAFDRVRSGELPLTPPLLSLTLQAKDHLQALLRADPGGGELAADSDRLLAELAGILQAEAPSASSVAPPAASSAASSAASAVTGSAPVASASPETAAYVAASWEILWIRYRPEPNTFLTGCDPLALMQELAELGQHAFVYHDGGASLSEDYDPEQPYGYWDVVLNTDRGQDAVRDVFVFVDDGHCVRMEKVGDHRTREGDLELLAGIARDNAANPGHIPQAMRSFLQEKLAMRQPAKAAAVAAPPQSTSIRVDSDRLDRLVNMVGEMVIIQSRLSQAVNQTLDRAFLAQIAEDLERLTDEMRDNALGLRMLPIGTVYGNLRRLVRDVGISLGKDVDFQAEGGDTELDKTVIDRLKDPLIHILRNSMDHGIESREERELAGKPPQGTVRLWAGHAGGEVVIRVSDDGRGLDPEKIKRKAQAKGLLAPDAEPDRREILHLIFEPGFSTADKVSDLSGRGVGMDVVKRSIDALRGTVEVESELGHGVTLTLRLPLTLAIIDGFCVGIGTGTYIVPLTALRGFQERSVDASTKTVDVVERMGKMLPCVSLRRLFNIKEPMPEYERVVVAEVDGSEIGLAVDRVVGRQQAVIKSLDEMYKHVTFVSGTTINGDGSISLILDIPRLLDLAVSRAEAVQ; this is translated from the coding sequence ATGAGCGCCACGGATCCACTGCAAACCTACCTGGAAGAAGCCCGCGAACTTTTGGCCGAGCTGGAAGAAAGCCTGCTGGAACTGGAGGCCGATCCCCAGGCCGGGCAGATTATCGCCCGCGCCTTTCGGGCCTTGCATACCATCAAAGGCTCGGGCGGCATGTTCGGCTTCACCGAGATCGTGCGCTTCACCCACGATCTGGAAACTGCCTTCGACCGTGTTCGCAGCGGCGAACTGCCCCTCACGCCGCCGCTGCTTAGTCTGACCCTGCAGGCCAAGGACCACCTGCAGGCCCTGCTGCGCGCGGACCCTGGCGGCGGCGAGCTGGCTGCGGATTCTGACAGGCTGCTGGCAGAGCTGGCCGGCATCCTCCAGGCCGAAGCCCCGTCTGCATCATCGGTCGCGCCGCCGGCCGCGTCCTCGGCTGCATCCTCGGCCGCATCTGCGGTGACGGGCTCCGCCCCGGTCGCATCTGCCAGCCCGGAGACGGCCGCCTACGTTGCCGCGTCCTGGGAGATCCTGTGGATCCGGTATCGTCCGGAGCCGAACACCTTCCTCACCGGCTGCGATCCCCTGGCCCTCATGCAGGAGCTGGCGGAGCTGGGCCAGCACGCCTTTGTCTACCACGATGGCGGGGCGTCCCTGTCCGAGGACTACGACCCCGAACAGCCCTACGGCTATTGGGATGTGGTGCTGAACACGGACAGGGGCCAGGACGCAGTGCGCGACGTCTTCGTCTTTGTGGATGACGGCCACTGCGTGCGCATGGAGAAGGTGGGGGATCACCGCACCCGTGAAGGCGACCTGGAGCTGCTGGCAGGCATTGCCCGGGACAACGCCGCCAACCCCGGGCACATCCCCCAGGCCATGCGCAGCTTTTTGCAGGAAAAGCTGGCCATGCGCCAACCGGCCAAGGCCGCGGCCGTTGCAGCTCCTCCACAAAGCACCAGCATTCGGGTGGATTCCGACCGGCTTGACCGCCTGGTGAACATGGTGGGGGAGATGGTCATCATCCAATCCCGCCTCAGCCAGGCCGTCAACCAGACCCTGGACCGCGCCTTCCTGGCCCAGATTGCCGAGGACCTGGAACGCCTGACCGACGAAATGCGCGACAATGCCCTGGGCCTGCGCATGCTGCCCATCGGCACCGTCTATGGCAACCTGCGCCGCCTGGTGCGCGATGTGGGCATCTCCCTGGGCAAGGACGTGGATTTTCAGGCCGAAGGCGGGGATACGGAACTGGACAAGACCGTTATCGACCGGCTCAAGGATCCCCTGATCCACATCCTGCGCAACAGCATGGACCATGGCATCGAATCCCGCGAGGAACGCGAACTCGCCGGCAAGCCCCCGCAAGGCACGGTGCGGCTGTGGGCCGGCCATGCGGGCGGGGAGGTGGTCATCCGCGTGTCCGACGACGGCCGCGGCCTGGATCCGGAGAAAATCAAGCGCAAGGCCCAGGCCAAGGGACTGCTGGCTCCAGACGCCGAACCGGATCGCCGCGAGATATTGCACCTCATCTTCGAGCCGGGCTTCTCCACGGCAGACAAGGTCTCGGACCTGTCCGGCCGCGGCGTGGGCATGGACGTGGTCAAACGCTCCATCGACGCCCTGCGCGGCACGGTGGAGGTGGAAAGCGAGCTTGGCCATGGGGTGACGCTGACCCTCCGCCTGCCCCTGACCCTGGCCATCATCGATGGCTTCTGCGTGGGCATCGGCACAGGCACGTATATCGTGCCCCTCACGGCCCTGCGCGGGTTTCAGGAGCGCAGCGTGGATGCCTCCACCAAAACCGTGGACGTGGTGGAACGCATGGGCAAGATGCTGCCCTGCGTGAGCCTGCGGCGGCTCTTCAACATCAAGGAGCCCATGCCGGAATACGAACGGGTGGTGGTGGCCGAGGTGGATGGTTCGGAAATCGGCCTGGCCGTGGATCGCGTGGTGGGGCGGCAGCAGGCCGTCATCAAAAGCCTGGACGAGATGTACAAGCACGTCACCTTCGTCTCCGGCACCACCATCAACGGCGACGGCAGCATCTCCCTGATCCTGGACATCCCCCGGCTCCTGGATCTCGCTGTCTCCCGGGCCGAGGCGGTGCAGTAA
- a CDS encoding STAS domain-containing protein, which produces MRLALEGNCTVAEMASLKETLHRALARREATELSFAGVSRGDLAFFELLLAVKRAFAAQRVPLTLQPDLPEHLHFGAQWTGLTGLCPAAMPRSAGAAQRASQ; this is translated from the coding sequence ATGCGCCTTGCCCTTGAAGGAAACTGCACCGTGGCGGAAATGGCGTCCCTGAAGGAGACCCTGCACCGCGCCCTGGCCCGGCGAGAGGCCACGGAACTGAGTTTTGCCGGTGTCTCCCGGGGAGACCTGGCCTTTTTCGAACTCCTGCTTGCCGTCAAACGGGCCTTTGCCGCCCAGCGCGTGCCCCTGACCCTGCAGCCGGACCTGCCCGAACACCTGCATTTCGGCGCGCAATGGACCGGCCTGACCGGGCTGTGCCCGGCTGCGATGCCCCGGTCCGCCGGCGCGGCGCAGAGGGCTTCGCAATGA
- a CDS encoding MATE family efflux transporter, with the protein MLPPAIASRWAAPNGYRDVLRISLPMIASMGAHTVMLTTDRFFLSQHSLEAIAASWPAGMANFAFMALFMGTAQYVNVFIAQYVGSEAPARVGAAVWQGVWFCLAAGLLMACTALLARPIFSLAGHEPMVLQMEVEYFQILSVGAIFGLLQNTLSCFYSGQGLTRPVMYVNIAGALVNVPLDYCFIFGVGPFPAWGVAGAAVATVIGAMVSAGLFALLVFSRENERRFGTRSQWRLDRELMRRFLRYGLPGGTQFGVEILAFTVFLFLAGRLGTEALAATNMAISINTVGFLPMVGLHIALSTMVGQAIGGGSPAMARRAIRSGLHLALLWTSFAVAVYVLLPEPLIAIFLDPDSPGAPAVLALGVELMRFVSAYAFFDALILVFFAALKGAGDTVFIMRSIIVVALGAMIIPGVAVVEWLDGNIYFLWSLLTAYVAILGVGGVLRYRGGKWQGMRVVETAAQVVDT; encoded by the coding sequence ATGCTTCCTCCCGCCATTGCCAGCCGTTGGGCCGCTCCCAACGGCTACCGCGACGTCTTGCGCATCTCCCTGCCCATGATTGCCAGCATGGGCGCGCACACGGTCATGCTCACCACGGACCGCTTTTTTCTGAGCCAGCATTCCCTGGAGGCCATTGCCGCCTCCTGGCCGGCCGGCATGGCCAATTTTGCCTTCATGGCCCTGTTCATGGGCACGGCGCAGTATGTCAACGTGTTCATTGCGCAGTATGTGGGCTCCGAGGCTCCGGCGCGGGTGGGCGCGGCGGTGTGGCAGGGCGTGTGGTTCTGCCTGGCGGCCGGCCTGCTCATGGCATGCACGGCCCTGCTGGCCCGGCCCATCTTCTCCCTGGCGGGTCACGAGCCCATGGTGCTGCAGATGGAGGTGGAATACTTCCAGATTCTGTCCGTGGGGGCCATCTTTGGCCTGCTGCAGAACACCTTGTCGTGCTTTTATTCCGGCCAGGGGCTGACGCGACCGGTGATGTACGTGAACATCGCCGGCGCATTGGTGAACGTGCCGCTGGATTATTGCTTCATCTTCGGGGTGGGGCCGTTTCCGGCCTGGGGCGTGGCCGGCGCGGCGGTGGCCACGGTCATCGGGGCCATGGTGTCGGCGGGGCTGTTCGCGCTGCTGGTGTTTTCCAGGGAGAATGAACGCCGCTTTGGCACGCGCTCGCAATGGCGGCTGGATCGGGAGCTGATGCGGCGTTTCCTGCGCTATGGCCTGCCCGGCGGCACGCAGTTCGGGGTGGAGATTCTGGCGTTCACCGTGTTCCTGTTTTTGGCTGGCCGGCTGGGCACCGAGGCCCTGGCCGCCACGAATATGGCCATCTCCATCAACACGGTAGGCTTTCTGCCCATGGTGGGGCTGCACATCGCCTTGTCCACCATGGTGGGCCAGGCCATCGGCGGCGGCAGTCCGGCCATGGCCCGGCGGGCCATCCGCAGCGGGTTGCATCTGGCGCTGCTCTGGACGAGCTTCGCCGTGGCCGTGTACGTGCTGCTGCCGGAGCCGCTCATTGCCATCTTCCTGGATCCAGACTCCCCCGGCGCGCCGGCGGTGCTGGCCCTTGGGGTGGAACTGATGCGCTTTGTGAGCGCCTACGCCTTCTTCGACGCCCTGATTCTGGTGTTCTTCGCGGCGCTCAAGGGTGCGGGGGATACGGTGTTCATCATGCGGTCCATCATTGTGGTGGCGTTGGGGGCGATGATCATCCCCGGCGTGGCCGTGGTGGAGTGGCTGGACGGCAACATCTATTTCCTGTGGTCCCTGCTCACAGCGTATGTGGCCATCCTGGGCGTGGGCGGCGTGCTGCGCTACCGCGGCGGCAAGTGGCAGGGCATGCGCGTGGTGGAGACAGCCGCACAGGTTGTTGACACCTAG
- a CDS encoding methyl-accepting chemotaxis protein produces MMQILVEGAQPHNKEGQAMQWFHNLKISTRLIASFMIVLLLMAGVGWLGATNMGKINELLFGIYTNNLGPITKLSDANAQMIRFGRSHYRLVLADERREKEQYIQQIDASLQAMNKAIQDYSGALLSDKEKELLAKFRTSFETYRESAFKIRDIILAGDKDGAIKYMLEVAAPLGVEPDRLLNELIAENRQQAELAAQNAETIYQQSNVFMYTAVGVAVALGLFLGVFLSRVIANGIRRCVEFAQALAVGDLSRQLEINQKDEIGQMAGAMRAVAAAEHEVAEKMGLLSEGDLRVKVAPRSEQDTLMRAIAEMVERLTQIVSEVQAGAQNVASGSEEMSASSETLSQGAAEQAASVEECSSSMEEMSASINQNAENARQTGSIASKAAQDAKESGEAVVNTVRAMKEIAGKISIIEEIARQTDLLALNAAVEAARAGEHGRGFAVVASEVRKLAERSQTAAAEINKLSSTSTAVAERAGTLLEKLVPDIQKTADLVQEIAATSQEQNSGAGQVNLALQQLDQVVQQNASASEQLASTAEELSAQAEQLQAAMDFFATDSKVVARSVRAAVARPAAARVAARPASTPAPKRLPAARRSHAGGVSLDLSKGEVDDDDLGFERFGADT; encoded by the coding sequence ATGATGCAGATTCTTGTTGAGGGGGCGCAACCGCACAACAAAGAGGGGCAGGCCATGCAGTGGTTCCACAATCTCAAGATCAGCACCCGGCTGATCGCCAGCTTTATGATCGTCCTGTTGCTTATGGCCGGGGTGGGGTGGCTCGGCGCGACGAATATGGGCAAGATCAACGAGTTGCTGTTCGGGATTTATACCAACAACCTGGGACCCATCACCAAATTGAGCGATGCCAACGCCCAGATGATCCGCTTCGGCCGCAGTCATTATCGGTTGGTGCTTGCCGATGAACGCCGGGAGAAGGAACAGTACATCCAGCAGATTGATGCCAGCCTGCAGGCCATGAACAAAGCCATTCAGGACTATTCCGGCGCGCTCTTGTCCGACAAGGAGAAGGAGCTGCTGGCGAAATTCAGGACATCTTTCGAGACATACCGCGAATCCGCCTTCAAGATCCGCGACATCATCCTGGCCGGGGACAAGGATGGCGCCATCAAGTACATGCTGGAAGTGGCCGCCCCCCTGGGCGTGGAGCCAGACCGGCTGCTGAACGAGCTCATTGCCGAAAACCGCCAGCAGGCGGAACTGGCCGCCCAGAACGCCGAGACCATCTATCAGCAGTCCAACGTGTTCATGTACACCGCCGTGGGCGTGGCCGTGGCGCTGGGGCTGTTCCTGGGCGTCTTCCTCTCGCGGGTCATTGCCAACGGCATCAGGCGCTGTGTGGAGTTCGCCCAGGCCCTGGCCGTGGGCGATTTGAGCAGGCAGCTGGAGATCAACCAGAAGGACGAAATTGGCCAGATGGCGGGGGCCATGCGCGCCGTGGCCGCCGCCGAGCACGAGGTGGCCGAGAAGATGGGCCTGCTTTCCGAAGGCGATTTGCGCGTCAAGGTGGCCCCGCGTTCCGAACAGGATACCCTCATGCGCGCCATTGCCGAGATGGTCGAACGGCTGACGCAGATCGTCAGCGAGGTGCAGGCCGGCGCGCAGAACGTGGCCTCGGGCAGCGAGGAGATGAGCGCCAGTTCCGAGACACTGTCCCAAGGCGCGGCCGAGCAGGCGGCCTCGGTGGAGGAATGCTCGTCGTCCATGGAAGAAATGTCCGCCTCCATTAACCAGAATGCCGAAAACGCCCGCCAGACCGGGTCCATCGCCTCCAAGGCTGCCCAGGACGCCAAGGAATCCGGCGAAGCGGTGGTCAACACCGTGCGCGCCATGAAGGAAATCGCCGGCAAGATTTCCATCATCGAGGAAATCGCCCGGCAGACGGATCTGCTGGCCCTGAACGCTGCAGTGGAAGCCGCCCGCGCTGGCGAGCACGGTCGCGGGTTTGCCGTGGTGGCCTCGGAAGTGCGCAAGCTGGCCGAGCGCAGCCAGACGGCTGCCGCGGAAATCAACAAGCTTTCTTCCACCTCCACGGCCGTGGCCGAACGCGCCGGCACGCTGCTGGAAAAGCTGGTGCCGGACATCCAGAAGACGGCGGATCTGGTGCAGGAAATCGCCGCCACCAGCCAGGAACAGAACTCCGGAGCCGGCCAGGTGAATCTGGCCCTGCAGCAGCTGGATCAGGTGGTGCAGCAGAACGCCTCGGCCTCCGAGCAACTGGCCAGCACGGCGGAAGAGCTTTCTGCCCAGGCCGAGCAGCTCCAGGCAGCCATGGACTTCTTCGCCACAGACAGCAAGGTGGTTGCCCGCTCCGTCCGTGCCGCCGTCGCCCGGCCCGCCGCGGCCAGGGTTGCCGCCCGACCGGCTTCGACTCCGGCGCCCAAGCGCCTGCCTGCAGCCCGGCGTTCCCATGCGGGCGGCGTGTCGTTGGATCTGTCCAAGGGCGAGGTGGATGACGACGACCTCGGCTTCGAACGCTTCGGCGCCGATACATAA
- a CDS encoding class II SORL domain-containing protein: protein MKMCDMFQTADWKTEKHVPAIECDDAVAADAFFPVTVSLGKEIAHPNTTEHHIRWIRCYFKPEGDKFSYEVGSFEFTAHGECAKGPNEGPVYTNHTVTFQLKIKTPGVLVASSFCNIHGLWESSKAVALK from the coding sequence ATGAAAATGTGCGACATGTTTCAAACTGCCGACTGGAAAACCGAAAAGCACGTGCCCGCCATCGAGTGCGACGATGCCGTGGCGGCAGACGCCTTCTTCCCCGTCACCGTGAGCCTGGGCAAGGAAATTGCCCACCCCAACACCACGGAGCACCACATCCGCTGGATCCGTTGCTACTTCAAGCCCGAGGGCGACAAGTTCAGCTATGAGGTGGGTTCCTTCGAGTTCACCGCCCACGGCGAATGCGCCAAGGGCCCCAACGAAGGGCCGGTGTACACCAACCACACCGTGACGTTCCAGCTGAAGATCAAGACCCCCGGCGTCCTGGTGGCTTCGTCTTTCTGCAATATTCACGGGTTGTGGGAATCTTCCAAGGCCGTGGCCCTCAAGTAA